One Maniola hyperantus chromosome Z, iAphHyp1.2, whole genome shotgun sequence DNA window includes the following coding sequences:
- the LOC117995858 gene encoding importin-7-like isoform X1, with protein sequence MDTRELTEILRATIDPNQRQQAEEQLARIHKIIGFAPALLQGVMLNDVPLPVRQAGVIYLKNLVTSGWQEKEAEDGEPIPFSIHEQDRAMVRDMIVDAIVQAPDIIRVQLCVCLKTMIKHDFPSRWPQIVDKIHIYLQNHEPNSWMGALLCLYQLIKSYEYHAAEKRGPLIEAMNLLLPMMYNLIVNLQADQSIESVLIQKQILKCFYGLIKYILPLGLITNEVFTKWMEVLRSVMEQPVPEHTLQVEEDERMELPWWKCKKWAVHTLYRLFERYGSPVNAREEYVQFAEWYLTTFTGGILEVLLKILDQYRQKVYISPRVLQQTISYIDQCVSHAHSWKLLKPHMFAIIQDVLFPLMSYSEADEELWFSDPHEYIRIKFDIFEDFVSPVTAAQSLLMSCCKKRKDMLERTMHLCMQVLTGQGGEYGPRQRDGALHMVGTLNDILIKKKFYKDEIDSLLSQYVFPEFHSQLGYMRARACWVLHCFASVRFKSEPLLIEAVRLTVHALLNDSDLPVKVEAAIALQMLLTSQEKVHKLLEPQVKAVTTELLKVIRETENDNIANVLQKIVPLYTEQLMPMAYEIMDHLATTFSNVIETDSGTDEKAITAMGLLNTMQTVLNVMEDNPEIMAQLEKTVLRVVGHILHHNIIEYYEEAMTLLCNLTAKTISEDMWKVLQMLYQVFEKEGYDYFTDMMPVLHNYITIDTNAFLSNENHILAMFNMAKAVLNSDAEDESEVYAAKLLEVIVLQCSGKIDNCLRSFVELVLSRLTRKVKTSELRTMLLQVLIAILYCNPHLLFTILNSLQESVPNASITQHFIKQWIHDTDCFMGLHDRKLCVLGICTLLEMGPQRPNLDEILPKILPSCLVLFDGLKRAYEARAEADEDTSSEEDDADDDEEVLSSDDDDIDQMNSEYLENLARMATKNSTQQGINMTAKIEEYDSEDDEDDFEPDETAIECYTTPLDENDCTVDEYIKFKNTLSTLSTSEPALYHALTSVLSEQQQKQLNAIFVLADQRKAQQDSKRIEQSGGYSFTVPAQVPTTFKFGS encoded by the exons ATGGACACAAGGGAGCTGACGGAAATATTGCGCGCAACTATTGACCCAAATCAAAGACAGCAAGCAGAAGAACAACTCGCTCGG ATACATAAAATTATTGGTTTTGCACCAGCACTGCTGCAAGGGGTTATGCTAAATGATGTTCCACTACCAGTGAGACAGGCTGGCGTTATTTATTTGAAGAATCTGGTGACATCGGGATGGCAGGAAAAGGAAGCAGAGGATGGAGAACCAATCCCATTTAGCATACATGAACAGGACCGCGCAATGGTCAGAGACATGATAGTGGACGCAATTGTACAAGCTCCAGATATCATACGAGTGCAGCTTTGTGTTTGTCTCAAGACTATGATTAAACATGATTTTCCATCTCGGTGGCCACAAATTGTTGATAAAATCCACATTTACTTGCAAAACCATGAACCCAACAGTTGGATGGGGGCTCTGTTGTGTTTGTACCAGTTAATTAAAAGCTATGAGTACCATGCAGCAGAAAAACGAGGCCCTCTTATTGAAGCCATGAACTTGTTATTGCCTATGATGTATAATTTAATAGTGAATCTTCAAGCTGATCAATCCATAGAATCTGTGCTTATACAGAAACAAATACTCAAATGTTTTTAtggtttaataaaa TATATTTTACCTCTGGGCTTAATTACCAATGAGGTATTTACCAAGTGGATGGAGGTGTTGAGATCTGTCATGGAGCAGCCTGTACCGGAGCATACTCTACAGGTTGAGGAGGATGAACGCATGGAGCTGCCTTGGTGGAAGTGCAAGAAATGGGCAGTGCATACTTTGTACAGATTATTTGAAAG gtATGGAAGTCCAGTCAATGCTCGTGAGGAATATGTCCAGTTTGCTGAGTGGTATTTGACAACCTTTACAGGGGGAATTCTTGAAGTTTTACTTAAAATCCTGGATCAGTACAGACAAAAAGTATATATATCACCAAGAGTGCTGCAACAAACTATAAGTTACATAGATCAGTG CGTTAGCCATGCACACTCTTGGAAATTGTTAAAACCTCATATGTTTGCTATCATACAAGATGTGCTGTTTCCACTTATGTCCTACTCAGAGGCTGATGAGGAGCTATGGTTTAGTGATCCCCATGAGTACATACGCATCAAATTCG ATATTTTCGAAGATTTTGTCTCTCCTGTGACTGCTGCACAATCGCTGCTTATGTCATGCTGCAAAAAGCGAAAGGATATGTTAGAAAGAACGATGCATCTTTGCATGCAAGTGCTGACGGGTCAAGGTGGAGAATATGGGCCACGACAGAGAGATGGAGCTTTGCACATGGTGGGAACCTTAAATGATATCCTGATAAAGAAAAAATTCTACAAGGATGAAATTGATTCTTTACTTAGTCAATATGTTTTCCCTGAATTTCATAGTCAATTAGGTTACATGAGAGCAAGGGCTTGTTGGGTTCTGCACTGTTTTGCCAGTGTTCGTTTCAAAAGTGAACCACTTCTTATAGAAGCTGTCCGTCTCACTGTGCATGCTCTGCTAAATGATTCAGATTTACCTGTGAAAGTCGAAGCAGCGATTGCACTTCAAATGCTGTTAACATCTCAAGAAAAAGTACACAAATTATTAGAACCACAAGTTAAAGCAGTCACAACAGAGCTACTTAAAGTGATTCGTGAAACAGAGAATGATAATATTGCAAATGTACTACAAAAGATTGTACCGCTGTACACTGAACAACTAATGCCAATGGCTTATGAGATCATGGATCACTTGGCGACAACCTTCAGTAATGTCATTGAAACTGATTCTGGAACAGACGAAAAAGCCATTACGGCTATGGGTCTTCTTAACACAATGCAAACAGTGCTAAATGTCATGGAGGACAATCCTGAAATAATGGCGCAGTTAGAAAAAACCGTTTTACGTGTTGTTGGACACATTCTTCatcacaatattatag AGTACTATGAAGAAGCTATGACATTGTTATGTAATTTAACTGCAAAAACAATATCAGAGGACATGTGGAAAGTTCTACAGATGTTGTATCAAGTGTTTGAAAAAGAAGGTTATGATTATTTCACTGATATGATGCCTGTCCTCCACAACTACATAACTATAGATACCAATGCCTTTCTGTCAAACGAGAATCATATATTAGCTATGTTCAACATGGCCAAAGcg GTTCTTAACTCTGACGCAGAAGATGAATCGGAAGTTTATGCAGCGAAACTTCTTGAAGTGATTGTTTTGCAATGCTCGGGGAAAATAGACAACTGCTTACGGTCATTTGTTGAGCTTGTTCTTAGCAGGCTGACGAGAAAGGTCAAGACTTCAGAACTTAGAACTATGTTACTACAG GTGCTGATTGCTATCTTGTACTGCAATCCACACCTGCTGTTCACGATTCTCAATAGCCTCCAAGAGTCTGTGCCTAACGCGTCCATAACTCAACACTTTATTAAACAGTGGATTCACGACACCGACTGTTTTATGgg GTTACATGATAGAAAATTATGTGTACTCGGCATTTGCACCCTCCTCGAAATGGGTCCTCAGAGGCCGAACCTTGACGAGATTTTGCCGAAAATTCTTCCGTCGTGCTTAGTACTGTTTGACGGTTTAAAGCGCGCTTACGAAGCGAGGGCTGAAGCTGACGAAGACACGTCGTCCGAAGAAGATGACGCGGATGATGACGAAG aggtctTATCAAGTGACGATGACGATATTGATCAAATGAATAGTGAATACCTCGAAAACCTCGCGAGGATGGCGACGAAAAACAGCACTCAACAGGGCATCAACATGACAGCTAAGATTGAAGAATACGACAGTGAAGAT GACGAAGATGATTTCGAACCAGATGAAACTGCTATTGAGTGCTACACAACACCTCTTGATGAAAACGACTGTACTGTCGATGAATATATCAAATTCAAAAACACATTATCAA CTTTATCTACAAGCGAGCCTGCACTGTACCATGCACTGACTAGCGTCTTATCAGAACAACAACAGAAACAGTTAAATGCTATATTTGTTCTGGCCGACCAACGCAAAGCACAACAGGATAGCAAACGCATCGAGCAAAGTGGCG GTTATTCGTTTACTGTTCCAGCGCAAGTACCAACCACATTTAAATTTGGCTCATAA
- the LOC117995858 gene encoding importin-7-like isoform X2 — MDTRELTEILRATIDPNQRQQAEEQLARIHKIIGFAPALLQGVMLNDVPLPVRQAGVIYLKNLVTSGWQEKEAEDGEPIPFSIHEQDRAMVRDMIVDAIVQAPDIIRVQLCVCLKTMIKHDFPSRWPQIVDKIHIYLQNHEPNSWMGALLCLYQLIKSYEYHAAEKRGPLIEAMNLLLPMMYNLIVNLQADQSIESVLIQKQILKCFYGLIKYILPLGLITNEVFTKWMEVLRSVMEQPVPEHTLQVEEDERMELPWWKCKKWAVHTLYRLFESVSHAHSWKLLKPHMFAIIQDVLFPLMSYSEADEELWFSDPHEYIRIKFDIFEDFVSPVTAAQSLLMSCCKKRKDMLERTMHLCMQVLTGQGGEYGPRQRDGALHMVGTLNDILIKKKFYKDEIDSLLSQYVFPEFHSQLGYMRARACWVLHCFASVRFKSEPLLIEAVRLTVHALLNDSDLPVKVEAAIALQMLLTSQEKVHKLLEPQVKAVTTELLKVIRETENDNIANVLQKIVPLYTEQLMPMAYEIMDHLATTFSNVIETDSGTDEKAITAMGLLNTMQTVLNVMEDNPEIMAQLEKTVLRVVGHILHHNIIEYYEEAMTLLCNLTAKTISEDMWKVLQMLYQVFEKEGYDYFTDMMPVLHNYITIDTNAFLSNENHILAMFNMAKAVLNSDAEDESEVYAAKLLEVIVLQCSGKIDNCLRSFVELVLSRLTRKVKTSELRTMLLQVLIAILYCNPHLLFTILNSLQESVPNASITQHFIKQWIHDTDCFMGLHDRKLCVLGICTLLEMGPQRPNLDEILPKILPSCLVLFDGLKRAYEARAEADEDTSSEEDDADDDEEVLSSDDDDIDQMNSEYLENLARMATKNSTQQGINMTAKIEEYDSEDDEDDFEPDETAIECYTTPLDENDCTVDEYIKFKNTLSTLSTSEPALYHALTSVLSEQQQKQLNAIFVLADQRKAQQDSKRIEQSGGYSFTVPAQVPTTFKFGS; from the exons ATGGACACAAGGGAGCTGACGGAAATATTGCGCGCAACTATTGACCCAAATCAAAGACAGCAAGCAGAAGAACAACTCGCTCGG ATACATAAAATTATTGGTTTTGCACCAGCACTGCTGCAAGGGGTTATGCTAAATGATGTTCCACTACCAGTGAGACAGGCTGGCGTTATTTATTTGAAGAATCTGGTGACATCGGGATGGCAGGAAAAGGAAGCAGAGGATGGAGAACCAATCCCATTTAGCATACATGAACAGGACCGCGCAATGGTCAGAGACATGATAGTGGACGCAATTGTACAAGCTCCAGATATCATACGAGTGCAGCTTTGTGTTTGTCTCAAGACTATGATTAAACATGATTTTCCATCTCGGTGGCCACAAATTGTTGATAAAATCCACATTTACTTGCAAAACCATGAACCCAACAGTTGGATGGGGGCTCTGTTGTGTTTGTACCAGTTAATTAAAAGCTATGAGTACCATGCAGCAGAAAAACGAGGCCCTCTTATTGAAGCCATGAACTTGTTATTGCCTATGATGTATAATTTAATAGTGAATCTTCAAGCTGATCAATCCATAGAATCTGTGCTTATACAGAAACAAATACTCAAATGTTTTTAtggtttaataaaa TATATTTTACCTCTGGGCTTAATTACCAATGAGGTATTTACCAAGTGGATGGAGGTGTTGAGATCTGTCATGGAGCAGCCTGTACCGGAGCATACTCTACAGGTTGAGGAGGATGAACGCATGGAGCTGCCTTGGTGGAAGTGCAAGAAATGGGCAGTGCATACTTTGTACAGATTATTTGAAAG CGTTAGCCATGCACACTCTTGGAAATTGTTAAAACCTCATATGTTTGCTATCATACAAGATGTGCTGTTTCCACTTATGTCCTACTCAGAGGCTGATGAGGAGCTATGGTTTAGTGATCCCCATGAGTACATACGCATCAAATTCG ATATTTTCGAAGATTTTGTCTCTCCTGTGACTGCTGCACAATCGCTGCTTATGTCATGCTGCAAAAAGCGAAAGGATATGTTAGAAAGAACGATGCATCTTTGCATGCAAGTGCTGACGGGTCAAGGTGGAGAATATGGGCCACGACAGAGAGATGGAGCTTTGCACATGGTGGGAACCTTAAATGATATCCTGATAAAGAAAAAATTCTACAAGGATGAAATTGATTCTTTACTTAGTCAATATGTTTTCCCTGAATTTCATAGTCAATTAGGTTACATGAGAGCAAGGGCTTGTTGGGTTCTGCACTGTTTTGCCAGTGTTCGTTTCAAAAGTGAACCACTTCTTATAGAAGCTGTCCGTCTCACTGTGCATGCTCTGCTAAATGATTCAGATTTACCTGTGAAAGTCGAAGCAGCGATTGCACTTCAAATGCTGTTAACATCTCAAGAAAAAGTACACAAATTATTAGAACCACAAGTTAAAGCAGTCACAACAGAGCTACTTAAAGTGATTCGTGAAACAGAGAATGATAATATTGCAAATGTACTACAAAAGATTGTACCGCTGTACACTGAACAACTAATGCCAATGGCTTATGAGATCATGGATCACTTGGCGACAACCTTCAGTAATGTCATTGAAACTGATTCTGGAACAGACGAAAAAGCCATTACGGCTATGGGTCTTCTTAACACAATGCAAACAGTGCTAAATGTCATGGAGGACAATCCTGAAATAATGGCGCAGTTAGAAAAAACCGTTTTACGTGTTGTTGGACACATTCTTCatcacaatattatag AGTACTATGAAGAAGCTATGACATTGTTATGTAATTTAACTGCAAAAACAATATCAGAGGACATGTGGAAAGTTCTACAGATGTTGTATCAAGTGTTTGAAAAAGAAGGTTATGATTATTTCACTGATATGATGCCTGTCCTCCACAACTACATAACTATAGATACCAATGCCTTTCTGTCAAACGAGAATCATATATTAGCTATGTTCAACATGGCCAAAGcg GTTCTTAACTCTGACGCAGAAGATGAATCGGAAGTTTATGCAGCGAAACTTCTTGAAGTGATTGTTTTGCAATGCTCGGGGAAAATAGACAACTGCTTACGGTCATTTGTTGAGCTTGTTCTTAGCAGGCTGACGAGAAAGGTCAAGACTTCAGAACTTAGAACTATGTTACTACAG GTGCTGATTGCTATCTTGTACTGCAATCCACACCTGCTGTTCACGATTCTCAATAGCCTCCAAGAGTCTGTGCCTAACGCGTCCATAACTCAACACTTTATTAAACAGTGGATTCACGACACCGACTGTTTTATGgg GTTACATGATAGAAAATTATGTGTACTCGGCATTTGCACCCTCCTCGAAATGGGTCCTCAGAGGCCGAACCTTGACGAGATTTTGCCGAAAATTCTTCCGTCGTGCTTAGTACTGTTTGACGGTTTAAAGCGCGCTTACGAAGCGAGGGCTGAAGCTGACGAAGACACGTCGTCCGAAGAAGATGACGCGGATGATGACGAAG aggtctTATCAAGTGACGATGACGATATTGATCAAATGAATAGTGAATACCTCGAAAACCTCGCGAGGATGGCGACGAAAAACAGCACTCAACAGGGCATCAACATGACAGCTAAGATTGAAGAATACGACAGTGAAGAT GACGAAGATGATTTCGAACCAGATGAAACTGCTATTGAGTGCTACACAACACCTCTTGATGAAAACGACTGTACTGTCGATGAATATATCAAATTCAAAAACACATTATCAA CTTTATCTACAAGCGAGCCTGCACTGTACCATGCACTGACTAGCGTCTTATCAGAACAACAACAGAAACAGTTAAATGCTATATTTGTTCTGGCCGACCAACGCAAAGCACAACAGGATAGCAAACGCATCGAGCAAAGTGGCG GTTATTCGTTTACTGTTCCAGCGCAAGTACCAACCACATTTAAATTTGGCTCATAA
- the LOC117995857 gene encoding inositol polyphosphate-4-phosphatase type I A: protein MRFNKQELAALASHTSQNFDREGVMLIKEKQDGFFRRSEGDYSTHWFRLRGNLLFYLKGPGPWQEPVGCIVLGQHQVKEQPLDESGNWPFHLIWENGVCYKLATFHEAERTLWLKTIETAPYTVITSQIVALKEKLNKIRATTDITTYRLQKGIVLDMNEIPLCELALFCDNLLCDTHGRPPSPVIFIYVKYSKGLCIKYGTTEIVETCSNPCFSKTIMFRASDGLTRETIVRIVVYDVKERVSETAVPMGSTTLQLSTIQEAQRLRVALMTRDNKTVGFVTINGWSLEPSYIGTSPCHTNEKNCIDIPQKILCHRRSQSLPPRLGLKLKFPSYGNLLKQNFVNSHQVTYRFHSGLGGDITVHEIMAEPKLCYQIPIQLLEIYIQREKELLEELLAVGDICGHWRVKRLDLASTHMALLQHYCHSKKCLQQAENAYFKASSKKDDSSLEFAPVNLHLQRMWVYNDTLNKTGFHDVITAGAFAAHTHKSERTGGLIRLVQQVKDITNTKAALNFAAANKIQAEYDNVIALRRLRDEILTDMERIIVLLQANQHTEVISITGVIKTKAKSMFALWEPAVVEESLAIIGWPKHNCNDDPENQTLSAIMRLTDQLSLFDANSDCENFDASSSSSSKETSPIVDVATFPSSSFSPISSNGHQGREPFKNMYETELRFYNDYFKSEERSRLNHSFRSIRSPSKPKLNDAQSLSFDSNRPRHGSLRHDFKSTASLEQVSYRCLMESLSGIDKKKSAALRKESSSLPSIGQIDSVTREHNLAFLKSIGTDVDTALVLAIEGFMKFVTYNKDLTDDNLEDLKKISEGFKVSAEVLVRWLRVSHAALRLRCESTSWAWENATLQTRRYMCFSQALATLTSGLLCWFCSAPSDIVVKVLTSELGPLCGFEGLLSLYSIEKAMWGDMVVAIEDLQTVVFTLTKVGHSNMAIPQVSGTRDALTVHIPVSDSLYGKFVNKEHLSFTITPVFFNVGINEKATLAEALGETTPQFQSNNDNLDRLYKYYYKYNKVFPADHLAPNRVSSRTRPLEEVMENLRIAVHKKVPKNIEVLHLAALATRLMNGIRFTSCKSAKDRTGMSVTLEQCSILASEYHLAEHEMKKALNIMRSEGCRRENTFKNIGVRKYAFTKKQVMALPEEYRPPAGTYGSTQT, encoded by the exons atGCGATTTAACAAGCAAGAGCTAGCTGCCTTAGCGTCACATACTTCCCAGAACTTCGATCGTGAAGGAGTAATGTTGATTAAAGAAAAGCAAGATGGGTTTTTTAGACGTTctgaag GTGACTACTCTACACACTGGTTTCGTCTTAGAGGCAATCTCCTCTTTTATTTAAAAGGCCCAGGACCTTGGCAAGAGCCTGTGGGATGTATAGTATTAGGTCAACATCAAGTAAAAGAGCAGCCGCTTGATGAAAGTGGAAATTGGCCATTCCATctaa TCTGGGAAAATGGAGTATGTTACAAATTGGCCACATTTCATGAAGCTGAACGCACTTTATGGCTTAAAACAATAGAAACAGCTCCATATACAGTTATCACTTCACAAATAGTTGCACTTAAagaaaaacttaataaaataagagCAACCACTGACATAACAACATACAGACTGCAAAAAGGGATTGTACTTG ATATGAATGAGATACCCCTTTGTGAGTTGGCCCTTTTCTGTGATAATCTTTTGTGTGATACACATGGTCGGCCACCATCTCCTGTCATTTTTATATATGTTAAATATTCAAAGGGTCTCTGCATCAAGTATGGAACAACAGAGATAGTTGAA ACATGCAGCAATCCTTgtttttcaaaaactattatgtttcGTGCTAGCGACGGTCTGACGCGAGAGACGATAGTTAGAATAGTTGTATATGATGTCAAGGAGCGTGTTTCTGAAACTGCAGTGCCAATGGGATCTACTACTTTGCAACTTAGCACGATTCAG gAAGCCCAAAGATTGCGTGTAGCGCTTATGACGCGCGATAACAAGACCGTGGGATTCGTAACAATCAATGGTTGGAGCTTGGAACCATCCTATATTGGGACCAGCCCTTGCCatacaaatgaaaaaaattgcaTTGACATCCCACAAAAGATTCTTTGCCATCGACGATCGCAATCTTTGCCTCCGAGACTCGGATTAAAGTTGAAGTTTCCGTCTTATGGAAATCTCCTAAAACAAAACTTTGTTAATAGTCATCAAGTCACATATAGATTTCATTCGGGACTGGGTGGAGATATAACGGTGCACGAAATAATGGCCGAACCGAAATTGTGCTATCAAATTCCAATTCAACTTTT ggAAATATACATTCAACGAGAGAAGGAGCTACTAGAAGAGTTGTTGGCAGTGGGTGATATTTGTGGGCACTGGCGAGTTAAGCGGTTAGACTTAGCGTCCACACATATGGCTTTATTGCAACATTATTGCCATTCAAAAAAGTGTTTGCAACAAGCGGAAAATGCCTATTTCAAGGCAAGCAGTAAAAAAG ATGACTCAAGTTTGGAATTCGCTCCTGTCAACTTGCATTTACAAAGGATGTGGGTATACAATGACACGCTTAATAAGACTGGGTTTCATGACGTCATCACTGCGGGTGCGTTCGCTGCGCACACGCACAAGTCGGAACGAACAGGAGGCCTTATTAG ACTAGTTCAGCAAGTAAAGGATATAACAAATACGAAAGCTGCTTTAAATTTTGCAGCTGCCAATAAGATACAGGCGGAATACGACAACGTCATAGCTCTGAGGAGGTTACGTGATGAAATCTTAACAGATATGGAGAGGATCATAGTACTCCTACAAGCGAATCAACACACAGAAGTCATTAGTATCACTGGAG TAATCAAGACAAAGGCGAAAAGTATGTTTGCTTTATGGGAACCTGCCGTTGTAGAGGAATCTCTAGCGATCATTGGATGGCCCAAACATAACTGCAACGATGATCCTGAAAATCAA ACGTTATCAGCTATAATGCGTTTGACTGACCAATTGAGTTTGTTCGACGCTAATTCCGACTGCGAGAACTTTGACGCCTCGTCCAGTTCAAGCTCAAAAGAAACATCTCCCATAGTCGATGTCGCAACATTCCCTTCGAGTTCGTTCAGCCCTATTTCCAGCAACGGCCACCAGGGCAGAGAGCCTTTTAAGAACATGTACGAAACAGAACTGAGATTCTACAACGATTATTTCAAGAGCGAAGAACGGAGTCGGTTGAATCATTCTTTCCGTTCCATTCGGTCGCCGTCAAAGCCGAAGCTAAACGATGCTCAAAGTTTGTCGTTCGATTCGAATAGGCCGAGACATGGAAGCTTGAGACATGATTTTAAAAGTACAGCATCCTTGGAACAAGTTTCATACAGATGTTTGATGGAAAGCTTGAGTGGGATTGATAAGAAAAAG AGTGCAGCGTTAAGAAAAGAGTCATCTTCGTTGCCAAGTATAGGTCAAATAGACTCTGTAACCAGGGAACATAATTTAGCGTTCCTGAAGAGCATAGGAACAGATGTTGACACGGCTTTGGTGCTAGCAATCGAAGGTTTTATGAAATTTGTGACGTATAATAAAG ATCTAACAGACGACAATCttgaggatttaaaaaaaatttcggAGGGTTTCAAAGTTTCGGCCGAGGTTCTGGTGCGCTGGTTGCGAGTTTCGCACGCAGCTTTACGGTTGAGATGCGAGTCTACGTCATGGGCCTGGGAAAATGCCACACTACAGACTAGACGATACATGTGCTTCTCGCAAGCG ttggCAACACTGACATCGGGTTTGCTGTGTTGGTTCTGCTCGGCACCGTCCGATATTGTAGTCAAAGTTTTGACATCAGAGCTTGGTCCTTTATGCGGCTTCGAAGGCCTGTTGAGCCTGTATTCGATCGAGAAAGCCATGTGGGGCGATATGGTGGTCGCCATCGAGGATTTGCAGACCGTTGTCTTTACTTTGACCAAAGTTGGACATAG TAACATGGCGATACCACAAGTGAGCGGGACCAGAGATGCTCTCACAGTACATATTCCTGTGTCCGATTCACTTTATGGCAAATTTGTTAATAAAGAG CATTTGAGTTTCACTATAACGCCAGTATTTTTCAACGTGGGTATCAATGAAAAAGCGACACTTGCCGAAGCCTTGGGCGAGACCACGCCACAATTTCAGTCGAATAACGACAATTTGGACAGACTGTACAAGTATTACTACAAATATAATAAAGTGTTTCCGGCTGACCACTTGGCACCAAACCGAG TATCATCCAGAACGAGACCGTTGGAAGAAGTAATGGAAAATCTACGAATTGCCGTACACAAGAAAGTGCCTAAAAATATTGAAGTATTGCACCTCGCTGCCTTAGCCACGAGACTTATGAATG GTATAAGGTTCACGTCATGTAAAAGTGCCAAAGATAGAACTGGAATGTCCGTGACTTTGGAGCAGTGTTCAATACTCGCTTCGGAATACCATTTAGCTGAACATGAGATGAAAAAGGCTCTTAATATCATGAGAAG TGAGGGTTGTCGCCGCGAGAACACATTCAAAAATATAGGTGTAAGAAAATATGCTTTTACGAAAAAACAGGTGATGGCACTTCCCGAAGAGTATAGACCTCCGGCTGGTACTTACGGTTCCACgcaaacataa